Proteins co-encoded in one Centropristis striata isolate RG_2023a ecotype Rhode Island chromosome 24, C.striata_1.0, whole genome shotgun sequence genomic window:
- the LOC131962781 gene encoding zona pellucida sperm-binding protein 3-like — MGFRETVLLGFVLLLSGGNLCSATQNSSNETLNQIPQEQLTTSVQLPRSPLTAAHQSKMEHADLPRSPVTYRLKTYQLWNPAVRKQTAGRPVGEQMHTSQNPQRPEARELTSEQLEPLQAPELLKLIQGPVLNPPVKSDSKVLMLVFEQPVSVPAESVAVRCGEDEVTVEVKQNFLGNGQLIRPSDLTLGGCAALHASSPILHFQTELPGCGSTVTMTEEALIYTFTLKYTPTPIGNTFILKTNPAEVLIECHYRRRHYVSGGAVRPTWKPFASNMLAEQQLHFSLRLMTEDWQSQRPSSVYFLSDVMHIEAAVLRGHHIPLRVYVDSCVATEKPDPNSKPRYPFITNYGCLSDAKLTGAKSYFMQRSQEDKLHFQLKAFKFHQDHRNSVYITCHLKATKLSVPIDSQHKVCSYLTEAQRWVASGGDNKVCDCCETSCSARKQKRSLAADAELAAELQWEGTAALGPVLLLEENIPPEEPTELSGLQALQVTRAASYSSMALLCGVGAALTGGVLVFMGAIVCRRKYTKQ; from the exons ATGGGGTTCAGAGAAACGGTTTTGTTAGGGTTTGTGCTTCTTCTCTCAGGTGGAAATCTCTGTTCTGCAACACAAAACAGCTCCAATGAGACTCTGAACCAAATCCCACAAGAACAATTGACAACAAGCGTTCAGCTGCCAAGATCACCGCTGACAGCAGCTCATCAGTCAAAGATGGAGCACGCTGATCTGCCCCGTTCTCCCGTCACCTACCGCCTAAAAACCTACCAGCTCTGGAACCCGGCCGTGAGGAAACAAACAGCGGGCCGGCCTGTCGGGGAGCAGATGCACACTTCTCAAAACCCGCAGAGACCGGAGGCCAGAGAGCTGACctcagagcagctggagccgcTGCAAGCTCCAGAGTTGTTAAAACTCATTCAAGGCCCAGTGCTGAACCCACCTGTCAAGTCAGACTCAAAG GTTCTGATGCTGGTGTTTGAGCAGCCTGTGTCCGTCCCAGCTGAGAGCGTGGCGGTGCGCTGTGGTGAAGACGAGGTCACTGTGGAAGTCAAACAGAACTTCTTAG GAAACGGTCAGTTGATCCGTCCAAGTGATCTGACTTTAGGAGGCTGCGCTGCCCTCCACGCCTCTTCCCCCATCCTGCACTTCCAGACTGAGTTGCCTGGCTGCGGCAGCACCGTGACG ATGACTGAAGAAGCCCTCATCtacacttttactttgaagtACACTCCGACACCCATTGGCAACACCTTCATTTTAAAGACCAACCCTGCTGAGGTGTTAATTGAATGCCACTATCGAAG GAGGCATTATGTGAGCGGCGGCGCTGTGAGGCCTACCTGGAAGCCGTTTGCCTCCAACATGttagcagagcagcagctgcaCTTCTCCCTGCGCCTCATGACAG AGGACTGGCAGTCGCAGAGGCCTTccagtgtttatttcctgagTGACGTGATGCACATTGAAGCGGCGGTCCTCCGGGGTCACCACATCCCACTGAGGGTCTACGTGGACAGCTGCGTGGCCACTGAGAAGCCCGACCCCAACTCTAAACCCAGATACCCCTTCATCACCAACTATGG GTGTTTAAGTGATGCTAAGCTGACAGGAGCCAAGTCTTACTTCATGCAGAGGAGCCAGGAGGATAAACTTCATTTCCAGCTGAAAGCTTTTAAATTCCACCAAGATCACAGGAATTCA GTCTACATCACGTGCCACCTGAAAGCAACCAAGCTCTCCGTCCCCATCGACTCCCAACACAAAGTGTGTTCATACTTGACTGAAGCTCAGAG ATGGGTAGCATCAGGTGGAGACAATAAGGTGTGTGACTGCTGTGAGACCAGCTGCAGCGCGCGGAAACAGAAAAGGAGCCTTGCAGCAGATGCTG AGCtcgctgcagagctgcagtggGAGGGGACGGCGGCTCTGGGCCCCgtcctgctgctggaggagaacatCCCACCGGAGGAGCCGACTGAGCTGTCGGGGCTCCAAGCACTCCAAGTGACTCGAGCTG CCTCCTATTCATCCATGGCCCTGCTGTGTGGAGTGGGGGCAGCTCTGACTGGGGGGGTGCTGGTTTTTATGGGTGCTATCGTTTGCaggagaaaatacacaaaacagtaa